A single region of the Candidatus Marsarchaeota archaeon genome encodes:
- a CDS encoding proline dehydrogenase family protein, with the protein MQPNLYDSIEKIIAGRWISGQRIEDVIHDSKHFNSIGIGTVINYLGEELTDSSAIANTINTYKKLMRYVKNYKLDAQLSIKPTQIGLSIDENTAMENYAALVNEAKQSNIFIWLDMEAESTVSSTISMYMSQVQSGMVGICLQAYLKRTEDDILKITKNGGIIRLVKGAYAASKNRAFSSWESTTRNYLKLLKLLYENSTTFTVATHDMNMVKASTELNKEFNRNVTYAMLKGIRNRLLAQMAKDGFKTAVYLPFGEQWIPYSYRRLKEAGHLKLIMRSFLERQGV; encoded by the coding sequence ATGCAGCCGAATCTTTATGACTCGATAGAGAAGATTATAGCCGGTAGATGGATATCAGGCCAAAGAATAGAGGACGTGATACACGACTCCAAGCACTTCAATTCCATAGGCATAGGCACTGTAATAAACTACCTCGGGGAAGAGCTTACTGACAGCTCTGCAATTGCAAACACGATAAACACTTATAAGAAGCTCATGCGTTATGTAAAAAACTACAAGCTAGACGCACAGCTTTCAATAAAACCTACGCAGATAGGCCTTTCGATAGACGAGAACACTGCAATGGAAAATTACGCTGCACTTGTTAATGAAGCCAAGCAAAGCAACATATTTATTTGGCTTGACATGGAAGCAGAGTCAACGGTAAGCAGCACAATAAGCATGTACATGTCACAGGTCCAGTCAGGCATGGTGGGCATATGCCTGCAGGCATACCTAAAGCGCACTGAGGATGACATACTCAAAATAACAAAAAACGGCGGGATAATAAGGCTTGTCAAGGGCGCCTATGCAGCAAGCAAAAACAGGGCATTTTCATCATGGGAAAGCACTACCAGGAATTACCTTAAACTGCTTAAGCTATTGTATGAAAATTCCACCACATTTACCGTTGCAACGCACGACATGAATATGGTAAAGGCATCCACGGAGCTAAATAAAGAATTCAACAGGAATGTAACATATGCCATGCTAAAGGGGATAAGGAACAGGCTACTCGCCCAGATGGCCAAGGATGGCTTCAAAACAGCTGTTTATCTGCCCTTCGGTGAGCAGTGGATCCCGTATTCGTACAGAAGGCTTAAAGAAGCTGGACATTTAAAACTTATAATGAGGTCATTTCTTGAAAGACAGGGTGTATGA
- a CDS encoding MFS transporter encodes MLYSRCFTIAAKKHAESEYDMAEAARERRFGKNYKWIALSNTTLGALMSSINGTILIISLPAVFTGLGVNPLVPSNITLLLWLLLGYMLVSGVIVVSIGRLSDMFGRVRLYNIGFAIFTVGSVALYISSFYITGVAGALSLIILRLVQAVGGGFLFANSVAILTDAFPATERGKAIGFNQIAGIGGGVLGLILGGILSSFNWHLIFLVNVPIGIAGTIWAYLALHELATIKKGQKFDIAGNVTFGVGLTLILLGLTYGFLPYGTHLMGWTSPYVLAAIVVGLVMLILFYIIERAASDPMFHLSLFKIRAFLFGNLSLLLAGIARGGLQFMIIIWLQAIWLPLHGVPFSQTPFRAAILILPLLFGFLIFGPISGYLSDKYGARLFSTLGMVINGIGFLLLILVPANFSYIYFGAIIALIGIGQGLFAAPNTTAIMNSVPPEQRGRASGMRATFTNVSLIFSIAIFFTLLVVGVSSSLSSSLYAGLISQSVPASEALRVSSLPPTSALFAGLLGYNPMKSLIMPGVLASMPAANATYVTGKIFFPTLLSSPFHDGLSLVFIIGAIMSFIAALASAFRGKRYIYSGS; translated from the coding sequence ATGCTTTACTCTAGGTGTTTTACCATAGCGGCAAAAAAGCACGCGGAAAGCGAATATGACATGGCAGAGGCAGCGCGTGAAAGGCGCTTCGGAAAGAATTATAAATGGATCGCCTTATCAAACACCACATTAGGGGCGCTAATGTCTTCGATAAACGGGACCATACTTATAATATCTCTGCCGGCAGTTTTCACTGGCCTGGGCGTCAACCCGCTTGTGCCAAGCAACATAACATTGCTTTTGTGGCTGCTCTTGGGATATATGCTTGTATCTGGGGTAATAGTCGTTTCAATAGGAAGGCTTTCCGACATGTTTGGGAGAGTCAGATTATACAACATAGGGTTTGCAATTTTCACAGTGGGCTCTGTAGCTCTTTACATATCTTCTTTCTACATCACTGGAGTCGCAGGCGCTTTATCACTGATAATATTGCGATTGGTACAGGCTGTCGGCGGCGGCTTCCTATTTGCAAACAGTGTAGCAATACTGACCGACGCATTCCCTGCTACGGAGCGCGGCAAAGCAATAGGCTTCAATCAAATAGCAGGCATAGGCGGAGGGGTTTTGGGCCTTATACTGGGCGGAATACTATCCAGCTTCAATTGGCATTTGATATTCTTGGTAAACGTTCCGATAGGCATAGCAGGAACAATATGGGCATATCTGGCCCTGCACGAGCTTGCTACAATAAAGAAAGGGCAGAAGTTCGACATAGCGGGCAACGTAACATTCGGAGTCGGCCTGACGTTGATACTATTAGGGCTCACATACGGCTTTTTGCCATATGGCACGCATTTAATGGGCTGGACAAGCCCGTATGTATTGGCAGCAATAGTAGTAGGACTCGTAATGCTTATATTATTCTATATCATTGAAAGGGCTGCATCAGATCCGATGTTCCACCTGTCGCTTTTCAAGATCCGTGCCTTCCTGTTCGGCAATTTAAGCTTGCTGCTTGCAGGCATAGCCAGAGGCGGCCTGCAGTTCATGATAATAATATGGCTTCAGGCAATATGGCTGCCATTGCATGGGGTGCCCTTCTCACAGACGCCATTCCGCGCAGCCATACTGATACTTCCGCTCCTGTTCGGTTTCCTTATTTTCGGGCCTATATCTGGGTACCTGTCTGATAAATATGGCGCAAGGCTTTTTTCCACGCTAGGCATGGTCATAAACGGGATTGGCTTTCTATTACTCATTCTGGTTCCTGCCAATTTCAGCTACATATATTTCGGAGCAATAATTGCATTGATAGGCATAGGGCAAGGCTTATTCGCAGCGCCAAACACCACAGCAATAATGAATTCCGTGCCGCCTGAGCAGCGCGGCCGTGCATCTGGCATGCGTGCCACATTTACGAACGTTTCGCTCATATTCAGCATAGCAATATTCTTCACGCTACTTGTAGTCGGCGTATCATCGAGCCTAAGCTCGTCACTTTATGCAGGTTTGATAAGCCAGAGCGTGCCGGCCTCCGAAGCGCTGAGGGTATCATCCCTGCCGCCTACGTCTGCCTTATTTGCAGGGCTTCTTGGCTACAATCCAATGAAGTCATTGATAATGCCTGGCGTCCTTGCCTCAATGCCTGCGGCAAACGCGACATACGTAACGGGCAAAATATTCTTCCCCACGCTGTTATCAAGCCCATTCCATGACGGCCTGAGCCTTGTTTTCATAATAGGTGCCATAATGTCTTTCATAGCTGCGCTAGCTTCTGCATTTAGGGGCAAAAGATACATTTATAGTGGTTCATAA
- a CDS encoding pyridoxal-phosphate dependent enzyme, with protein sequence MKYHLACIDCGRTYEADYNSQICSKCSGLLEVIYDGKLKQAEYKGSFWDFKGALPDSKYKEVFVGSTPAIKSVFTGLDLKLEFTNPTHSFKDRGSVIEVAKAHEYGFKEVVCASTGNMAYSIAYYSKLYGIKARIFIGKSANEDKIKDIRSVGDTEITKVDGDFTKAQSLALQYSKRNDVFLCGDYCYRKEGQKTLMYEIAYSLKGIENIIIPVGNATLLSATYKAINELADSKKLKSKPKIMAVQAQKCSPLVTAIKSRKKIRYIEPKTKADAIAVGYPTYGYMGIEAILATKGAAIAVSEKEMHDEQKLFYRDYGVLAELASVSTIAAYKRIMPRLKSVAVITGSNV encoded by the coding sequence ATGAAGTACCACCTTGCATGCATAGATTGTGGCCGCACATACGAAGCAGATTACAATTCGCAGATATGCAGCAAATGCAGCGGCTTGCTGGAAGTAATATATGACGGGAAGCTTAAGCAGGCAGAATATAAAGGAAGCTTTTGGGACTTCAAAGGCGCGCTCCCTGATTCAAAATACAAAGAAGTATTTGTTGGAAGCACACCTGCAATCAAAAGCGTTTTTACAGGCCTGGACCTTAAGCTTGAGTTTACCAATCCCACTCACTCGTTTAAGGACAGAGGCTCTGTAATAGAGGTCGCAAAAGCCCACGAGTATGGCTTCAAGGAGGTTGTCTGTGCTTCAACTGGCAATATGGCATATTCAATTGCATATTATTCAAAACTCTATGGTATAAAGGCCCGCATATTCATAGGCAAGAGCGCAAACGAAGACAAGATCAAGGATATAAGAAGCGTAGGCGATACAGAGATTACAAAAGTCGATGGCGATTTTACAAAAGCGCAGTCCCTTGCACTGCAATACTCTAAAAGGAATGACGTATTCTTGTGCGGCGACTATTGTTATAGAAAAGAAGGCCAAAAAACCCTGATGTATGAAATAGCTTATTCGCTTAAAGGAATAGAAAACATAATAATCCCTGTAGGGAACGCAACGCTCCTCAGCGCTACATACAAAGCCATAAACGAGCTTGCTGACTCAAAAAAACTGAAGTCAAAGCCAAAGATAATGGCAGTGCAGGCGCAGAAATGCAGCCCGCTTGTTACTGCAATCAAATCAAGGAAGAAGATAAGATATATAGAGCCTAAGACAAAAGCAGATGCCATAGCAGTTGGCTATCCAACCTACGGGTATATGGGAATAGAAGCGATACTGGCGACCAAAGGCGCAGCCATTGCTGTTTCTGAGAAGGAAATGCATGACGAGCAAAAGCTATTCTACAGGGATTATGGAGTGCTTGCAGAACTGGCATCCGTCTCTACGATAGCTGCATACAAAAGGATTATGCCTAGGTTGAAATCAGTCGCTGTTATAACTGGCTCTAACGTCTGA
- a CDS encoding FAD-dependent oxidoreductase — MDKYYDMIIVGAGITGSALAYVASRYSNIKDILILEKYGKIAPLNSDSTNNSQTLHFGDIETNYTVEEAAHTKEAAERVISYTSALSAAERERIISPVQKMVLGVGDEEIAHLGKIYDSGIKKLFPGLKEIGLKGLEKIEPMVIKGRPKEQKVTALLSDKGFMVNFGLLARSFSEKAIKSKSARIQIKFNCPAISVHPIEDGHEVITSKGTFKARFVVFAAGTYSLYFAKHLGYDQNLSILSVGGGFYIAPRVLRGKVYRVQAGGVPFAAIHGDPDITNKAITRFGPTVSFPLSLEVRERGSTVDYLRTFDFDIPTIESLFNIISNKDIRRIMRRNMIYPLPIIGKHLFIKNEVSLIVPSLDPSKIYFDKNVGGIRPQIIDENKRFLTLGASKIRGNNIMFNITPSPGATSSLQSAIDDIIYISEILDKKFDVQKCERELGKIDYEHLRYKISQHKQI; from the coding sequence TTGGACAAGTATTATGACATGATAATAGTGGGTGCAGGCATAACAGGGTCGGCACTTGCATACGTTGCCTCCAGGTATTCCAACATAAAGGACATACTAATACTGGAAAAGTATGGCAAAATAGCCCCGCTAAATTCGGACAGCACCAACAATTCACAGACGCTGCACTTTGGCGATATAGAAACAAATTACACCGTAGAAGAGGCAGCGCATACAAAGGAAGCTGCCGAGCGCGTCATAAGCTATACATCGGCCCTTAGTGCAGCAGAACGAGAAAGGATAATATCACCAGTGCAGAAAATGGTGCTCGGCGTAGGCGACGAAGAGATAGCGCACCTTGGAAAGATATATGATTCAGGCATAAAAAAGCTCTTCCCTGGCTTAAAGGAGATTGGCCTCAAAGGCCTAGAAAAGATTGAGCCGATGGTGATAAAAGGCAGGCCTAAAGAGCAAAAGGTAACTGCATTGCTTTCTGACAAGGGCTTCATGGTGAATTTCGGGCTTCTTGCTAGGTCGTTTTCAGAAAAAGCCATCAAGTCAAAGAGCGCGCGGATTCAAATAAAATTCAATTGTCCTGCAATATCCGTGCACCCTATTGAAGACGGTCACGAAGTCATCACAAGCAAAGGCACTTTTAAAGCGAGATTTGTCGTGTTTGCCGCAGGCACATACAGCCTTTATTTTGCAAAGCATTTGGGCTACGACCAGAACCTGTCAATTCTCTCAGTCGGCGGCGGGTTTTACATAGCGCCAAGAGTATTGCGGGGCAAGGTCTATCGCGTACAGGCGGGCGGGGTTCCTTTTGCTGCCATACACGGAGACCCAGACATAACAAACAAGGCCATAACGCGCTTCGGCCCCACAGTGAGCTTCCCACTTTCCCTAGAGGTAAGGGAACGCGGTTCGACCGTCGATTACCTGCGCACATTCGATTTTGATATACCGACAATTGAAAGCCTTTTCAATATAATTTCGAACAAAGACATAAGGCGAATCATGCGTCGCAACATGATATACCCTCTTCCAATAATAGGCAAGCACTTGTTCATAAAGAATGAGGTGTCGCTAATAGTCCCATCCCTAGATCCAAGCAAGATATATTTCGACAAGAATGTCGGTGGAATAAGGCCGCAAATAATAGACGAAAACAAAAGATTCCTGACACTAGGCGCTTCAAAAATAAGGGGCAATAACATAATGTTCAATATTACTCCATCCCCTGGCGCCACTTCAAGCCTTCAAAGTGCAATAGACGATATAATATACATATCTGAGATTTTGGACAAGAAATTTGACGTACAGAAATGCGAGCGCGAGCTTGGAAAAATAGATTATGAGCATTTGAGGTACAAGATAAGCCAGCATAAGCAGATATAG